In a single window of the Cucumis melo cultivar AY chromosome 11, USDA_Cmelo_AY_1.0, whole genome shotgun sequence genome:
- the LOC103499730 gene encoding cation/H(+) antiporter 15, translating into MDGQASISNGTDDTIVCYAPTMITTNGVWQGDNPLDYSLPLFILQLTMVVVMTRILVFLLKPFRQPRVISEILGGVILGPSVLGRSSRFANTVFPLRSVMVLETMANVGLLYFLFLVGVEMDLSVIRRTGKKAMAIAVAGMILPFGIGAAFSFQLHKEGQKLNYNTYIMFLGIALSVTAFPVLARILAELKLINSELGRMAMASALFNDMCAWVLLALAIALSENDSSSLASLWVVLSSAGFVLFCIFIVRPMISWMIRKTPEGESVSEFYICLILTGVMISGFVTDAIGTHSVFGAFVFGLVIPNGSLGVALIEKLEDFVSGLLLPLFFAISGLKTNVSSVDGLFAWISILCITLLAFVGKVIGTLLASICYQMSYREGVTLGLLMNTKGLIEMIILNVGKDQKVLDDQTFTVMVIVALIMTGIITPVVTIIYRPTRRFLPYKKRTIQASKPDSEFRVLVCVHTPRNVPTIISLLDASHPTKRSPICIYVLHLVELTGRASAMLIVHNTRKSGRPALNRTQAQSDHIINAFENYEQHVDCVSVQPLTAISPYSTMHEDICNLAEDKRVAFIIIPFHKQQTVDGGMEATNPAFRLVNQNVLANAPCSVGILVDRGLNGANRVASNKATHYNIIVLFFGGQDDREALSYAWRMSEHPGVNLTVMRFIAAQEIMEPKPEESTPRISTMETEIKRDRKLDEDYINEFRARNPNSESITYTEKVLNNGEETVAAIRSMDDAHDLFIVGRGESHISPLTAGLTDWSECPELGAIGDLLASSDFAATTSVLVVQQFGAAMAVEPGEEEEGTPHNQDLSDPYQSLRSINLRQHTPSRAQIIYDT; encoded by the exons atggatggACAAGCTTCGATATCCAATGGCACAGACGATACAATCGTCTGCTATGCGCCGACGATGATTACGACAAATGGGGTGTGGCAAGGTGACAATCCTTTGGATTATTCTCTCCCCCTCTTCATCTTGCAGTTAACAATGGTGGTTGTGATGACTCGCATATTGGTTTTCCTCTTAAAACCCTTTCGTCAACCTCGAGTCATCTCTGAAATTTTG GGTGGAGTGATTTTGGGGCCTTCGGTACTAGGGAGGAGTTCTAGATTTGCCAACACGGTATTTCCTTTAAGAAGTGTAATGGTGCTTGAAACAATGGCCAACGTGGGGCTTCTCTACTTTCTGTTCTTGGTTGGTGTTGAAATGGATCTCTCAGTGATTCGTCGTACAGGGAAGAAGGCAATGGCAATAGCTGTAGCAGGAATGATTCTTCCATTCGGAATAGGAGCTGCCTTTTCATTCCAATTGCACAAAGAAGGTCAAAAATTGAACTACAACACTTACATTATGTTTCTTGGTATTGCGCTCTCCGTGACTGCTTTCCCAGTGCTAGCTAGAATTCTTGCGGAGCTTAAACTTATAAATTCAGAGCTTGGGAGGATGGCTATGGCATCTGCACTTTTCAACGATATGTGTGCTTGGGTTCTCTTAGCTTTAGCCATAGCCTTATCTGAGAATGATTCCTCATCTTTGGCTTCGTTATGGGTTGTACTGTCAAGTGCAggctttgttttgttttgcatTTTCATTGTTAGACCGATGATCTCATGGATGATTCGAAAAACTCCAGAAGGGGAAAGTGTGAGTGAGTTCTACATATGTTTGATTCTCACAGGAGTTATGATCTCAGGATTTGTTACAGATGCCATAGGAACACACTCCGTTTTTGGGGCTTTTGTGTTTGGTTTAGTTATCCCAAATGGTTCACTTGGGGTGGCTTTAATTGAGAAACTTGAGGATTTTGTTTCAGGCCTTTTGCTTCCTCTTTTCTTCGCAATAAGTGGGCTTAAGACTAATGTGTCTAGCGTAGACGGACTATTCGCTTGGATATCTATTCTATGTATCACTCTCCTTGCTTTCGTTGGCAAAGTCATAGGAACTCTTCTTGCCTCCATTTGTTATCAAATGTCCTATCGTGAAGGCGTCACATTAGGTTTGCTTATGAACACCAAAGGCCTTATTGAAATGATCATCCTCAATGTCGGAAAGGACCAGAAG GTGTTAGATGATCAAACATTCACAGTTATGGTGATTGTAGCTCTCATTATGACAGGAATAATAACACCAGTAGTTACCATAATCTATAGGCCAACAAGAAGGTTTCTACCCTATAAGAAACGAACAATCCAAGCATCAAAACCAGATTCAGAATTTAGAGTATTAGTTTGTGTACACACACCTCGAAATGTGCCAACAATCATCAGCCTCCTTGATGCTTCCCATCCAACTAAAAGATCCCCAATTTGCATTTACGTGCTACACTTGGTTGAACTCACAGGTCGAGCCTCCGCCATGCTCATTGTCCACAACACCAGAAAATCAGGCCGCCCTGCATTAAATCGAACACAAGCTCAATCAGATCACATCATTAATGCATTCGAGAACTATGAACAACACGTCGATTGCGTCTCTGTTCAACCTCTCACAGCCATTTCCCCTTACTCCACAATGCACGAAGACATCTGCAATTTAGCTGAAGATAAACGAGTTGCCTTCATAATCATCCCATTCCATAAACAACAAACAGTGGATGGAGGAATGGAAGCTACAAATCCAGCATTTAGATTGGTAAACCAAAATGTATTAGCTAATGCCCCTTGCTCCGTCGGAATCCTCGTCGATCGAGGCTTAAACGGTGCGAACCGAGTCGCATCAAACAAAGCAACTCATTACAACATAATCGTGTTGTTCTTTGGTGGACAAGATGATAGAGAAGCCCTATCATACGCTTGGAGAATGTCAGAACATCCAGGAGTGAATTTAACCGTAATGCGATTCATCGCCGCACAAGAAATAATGGAACCAAAACCAGAAGAAAGCACACCAAGAATTTCAACAATGGAAACAGAAATTAAAAGAGATAGGAAACTAGACGAAGATTATATAAACGAATTTAGGGCAAGGAATCCAAACAGTGAGTCAATTACTTACACAGAAAAAGTGTTGAACAACGGCGAAGAGACAGTGGCGGCCATAAGATCAATGGACGATGCTCACGACCTGTTCATCGTTGGTAGAGGTGAATCTCACATATCACCTCTCACCGCCGGACTTACGGACTGGAGTGAATGTCCAGAGCTGGGAGCAATAGGCGATTTGCTAGCCTCATCGGATTTTGCAGCAACGACTTCAGTTTTGGTAGTGCAACAGTTCGGAGCAGCAATGGCGGTGGAAcctggagaagaagaagaaggtacACCACATAATCAAGATCTAAGTGATCCTTACCAAAGCTTGAGATCCATTAATTTGAGGCAACATACTCCATCCAGAGCTCAAAtcatttatgatacatga
- the LOC103499639 gene encoding callose synthase 5-like — MSTLESGPQGLTRRPSRSAATTVFSTEVFDNEVVPSSLASIAPILRVATEIEAERPRVAYLCRFYAFEKAHRLDPSSSGRGVRQFKTALLQRLERDNASSLASRVKKTDAREIEAFYQQYYKHYVSALDQGEQADRAQLGKAYQTAGVLFEVLCAVNKTEKVEEVAPEIIAAARDVQEKTEIYAPYNILPLDSAGASQSIMQLEEVKAAVGGLWNTRGLNWPSTFEQRRQKAGDLDLLDWLRAMFGFQRDNVRNQREHLILLLANSHIRLHPKPEPLNKLDERAVDAVMNKLFKNYKTWCKFLGRKHSLRLPQGQLEIQQRKILYMGLYLLIWGEAANVRFMPECLSYIFHNMAYELHGLLAGNVSIVTGENIKPSYGGDDEAFLRKVITPLYRVIEKEAKKSHNGKAPHSAWCNYDDLNEYFWSSDCFSLGWPMRDDGEFFKSTRDLAQGRKGPQRKSGSTGKSYFVETRTFWHTFRSFDRLWTFYVLALQAMVIAAWKGISPLEIFQKDVLYSLSSIFITAAVLRLLQSILDLALNFPGFHRWKFTDVLRNILKVIVSLGWAVVLPLCYLHTFKTASEKFRDVLSFLNSLRGIPPLYIMAVALYLLPNLLAAALFIFPMLRRWIENSDWHIIRFLLWWSQPRIYVGRGMHESQFSLIKYTIFWAALLCCKFSFSYFVQIKPLVKPTRDIMNIHRVEYEWHEFFPKAKYNYGAVVSLWMPVILVYFMDTQIWYAIFSTIYGGFIGACDRLGEIRTLGMLRSRFQSLPGAFNTYLVPSDKSQKRGFSFSKRFAEITTSRRSEAAKFAQLWNEVICSFREEDLISDREMDLLLVPYSSDPSLKIIQWPPFLLASKIPIALDMAAEFRSRDSDLWKRICADEYMKCAVIECYESFKNVLNVLVVGENEKRIIGTIIKEVENNIGKNTLLTNFKMGPLLILCQKFVELVEILKDGDQSKRDTVVLLLQDMLEVVTRDMMLNEVRELAELGHNKDSGRQLFAGTDTRPAINFPPSVTAQWEEQIRRLYLLLTVKESATEVPINLEARRRIAFFTNSLFMDMPRAPRVRKMLSFSVMTPYYSEETVYSKTDLEMENEDGVSIIYYLQKIYPDEWNNFMERLNCKKDSEILENEENILHLRHWASLRGQTLSRTVRGMMYYRRALKLQAFLDMASESEILEGYKAITVPSEEDKRSQRSLYAQLEAVADMKFTYVATCQNYGNQKRSGDRRATDILNLMVNNPSLRVAYIDEVEEREGGKVQKVYYSVLVKAVDNLDQEIYRIKLPGSAKIGEGKPENQNHAIIFTRGEALQAIDMNQDNYLEEAFKMRNLLEEFNEDHGVRPPTILGVREHIFTGSVSSLAWFMSNQETSFVTIGQRVLARPLKVRFHYGHPDVFDRIFHITRGGMSKASRGINLSEDIFAGFNSTLRRGNVTHHEYIQVGKGRDVGLNQISLFEAKVACGNGEQILSRDIYRLGHRFDFFRMLSFYFTTVGFYVSAMMIVITVYAFLYGRLYLSLSGLEKSIMKYARAKGDDPLKAAMASQSVVQLGLLTALPMIMEIGLERGFRTAIGDMIIMQLQLASVFFTFSLGTKVHYYGRTVLHGGAKYRATGRGFVVRHEKYAENYRMYSRSHFVKGLELMILLIVYQIYGSASPDAISYIFVTASMWFLVVSWLFAPFLFNPSGFEWQKIVDDWDDWSKWINSRGGIGVPANKSWESWWDEEQEHLQHTGFVGRLWEIILSIRFFLYQYGIVYHLHVAGNNKSITVYGLSWLVIVAVMVILKIVSMGRKKFSADFQLLFRLLKLFLFIGSVVVVAMLFTLLHLTVGDIFSSILAFMPTGWAILQIAQACRPFMKAIGMWGSVKALARGYEYVMGVVIFAPVAVLAWFPFVSEFQTRLLFNQAFSRGLQIQRILAGGKKNK; from the exons ATGTCGACGCTGGAGTCTGGCCCGCAGGGGCTGACAAGGCGGCCATCTCGAAGCGCTGCTACCACTGTGTTCTCAACAGAGGTGTTTGACAATGAGGTGGTTCCTTCGTCTTTGGCTTCCATTGCTCCTATTCTTCGTGTCGCTACAGAGATCGAAGCTGAACGCCCTCGTGTTGCCTATCTCT GTCGATTTTATGCATTTGAGAAGGCCCATAGGTTGGATCCCAGCTCCAGTGGTCGTGGTGTCAGGCAGTTTAAAACAGCACTTTTACAACGATTAGAGAGG GACAATGCATCCAGTCTTGCATCTCGAGTGAAGAAAACAGATGCTAGGGAAATCGAAGCCTTCTATCAACAATATTACAAGCATTATGTCAGTGCTCTTGATCAAGGAGAGCAAGCGGACAG AGCCCAGCTCGGTAAAGCTTACCAAACAGCCGGTGTGCTTTTCGAAGTGCTTTGTGCCGTTAATAAGACCGAGAAAGTTGAAGAAGTTGCTCCGGAG ATTATTGCTGCTGCTAGGGATGTCCAAGAAAAGACTGAAATCTATGCACCCTATAACATTCTACCTCTTGATTCTGCTGGTGCTTCCCAGTCTATAATGCAGCTTGAAGAG GTTAAGGCTGCTGTGGGTGGCTTGTGGAATACTCGTGGCTTGAACTGGCCAAGTACGTTTGAGCAACGCAGGCAGAAAGCAGGTGATCTGGACCTACTGGATTGGTTAAGGGCAATGTTTGGATTTCAG AGAGATAATGTTAGAAATCAGCGAGAACATTTGATCCTTCTGCTTGCTAATTCTCATATAAGGCTTCACCCCAAGCCTGAACCTCTAAACAAG CTTGATGAACGAGCAGTTGATGCTGTAATGAACAAATTGTTTAAGAATTACAAAACGTGGTGCAAATTTTTGGGACGAAAACATAGTCTAAG GCTCCCTCAAGGTCAGCTAGAAATTCAGCAAAGGAAGATACTCTACATGGGTTTGTATCTTCTCATCTGGGGTGAAGCAGCAAATGTTCGGTTCATGCCAGAATGTTTGAGTTATATATTTCATAAT ATGGCATATGAACTTCATGGCTTGTTGGCTGGAAACGTGAGCATTGTTACTGGTGAAAATATTAAGCCTTCCTATGGTGGGGATGATGAAGCTTTCTTGCGGAAGGTTATAACTCCCCTTTACCGAGTCATTGAAAAG GAGGCCAAGAAGAGCCATAATGGAAAAGCTCCACACTCAGCCTGGTGCAACTATGATGATCTGAATGAGTACTTCTG GTCCTCTGATTGCTTTTCTCTTGGTTGGCCCATGCGAGACGATGGTGAATTTTTCAAATCAACGCGTGACCTAGCACAg GGAAGAAAGGGACCACAAAGAAAATCTGGAAGTACAGGAAAATCTTATTTTGTCGAGACAAGGACATTTTGGCACACATTCCGAAGTTTTGATCGATTATGGACCTTTTATGTTCTAGCTCTTCAG GCTATGGTCATTGCTGCATGGAAAGGAATTTCACCGTTGGAGATTTTCCAAAAGGATGTCTTGTACTCCTTATCAAGCATTTTCATCACTGCTGCAGTCCTTCGTCTTCTTCAAA GTATCTTGGACTTAGCTTTAAACTTTCCAGGGTTTCACCGATGGAAGTTCACTGATGTTCTTAGAAACATTCTAAAGGTTATTGTCAGTCTTGGTTGGGCTGTTGTTCTTCCTCTATGCTATCTTCACACTTTCAAAACGGCTTCTGAGAAATTCAGAGATGTGCTGTCATTTCTTAACTCGTTGAGGGGCATTCCTCCTCTATATATAATGGCAGTTGCTCTATATCTGCTACCAAATCTACTTGCAGCCGCTTTATTCATATTTCCAATGCTTCGACGTTGGATTGAAAACTCGGATTGGCACATTATCAGATTTCTACTTTGGTGGTCTCAG CCAAGAATATATGTCGGAAGAGGAATGCATGAAAGTCAATTTTCACTTATAAA GTATACCATCTTTTGGGCGGCACTTTTATGCTGCAAATTTTCCTTTAGCTATTTTGTTCAG ATAAAGCCATTGGTGAAGCCAACAAGAGATATAATGAATATTCATCGAGTTGAATATGAATGGCATGAATTTTTTCCTAAAG CCAAGTACAATTATGGGGCAGTTGTGTCACTGTGGATGCCTGTAATTTTG GTTTATTTCATGGATACTCAAATTTGGTATGCCATATTTTCGACTATATATGGTGGTTTCATTGGAGCTTGCGATCGATTGGGAGAG ATACGAACTCTAGGTATGCTTAGATCTAGGTTTCAGTCCTTACCAGGTGCATTCAATACATACTTGGTGCCATCAGATAAGTCTCAGAAAAGGGGATTCTCCTTCTCAAAGCGTTTTGCTGAG ATTACCACCAGCAGGAGAAGTGAAGCTGCCAAGTTTGCACAGTTGTGGAATGAAGTGATATGTAGTTTTCGAGAGGAAGATCTAATAAGTG ACAGGGAGATGGATCTCTTGCTAGTTCCTTATTCGTCAGATCCCAGCTTAAAAATAATCCAATGGCCTCCCTTTTTACTAGCCAGCAAG ATTCCAATAGCATTGGATATGGCTGCTGAATTTCGATCCAGAGATTCTGACCTCTGGAAGCGCATTTGTGCAGATGAGTACATGAAATGTGCAGTGATAGAGTGTTATGAATCTTTCAAAAATGTCCTGAATGTTCTGGTGGTTGGAGAAAACGAGAAAAG GATTATTGGGACCATTAttaaagaagttgaaaataatATTGGGAAGAACACACTTCTCACAAACTTCAAAATGGGTCCATTACTCATTTTGTGCCAGAAATTTGTTGAACTCGTGGAGATCTTG AAAGATGGAGACCAGTCCAAGCGAGATACAGTGGTGCTTTTACTGCAAGATATGTTAGAAGTTGTCACTCGAGATATGATGCTCAATGAAGTCCG TGAATTGGCAGAACTGGGTCATAACAAGGACTCAGGAAGGCAACTTTTTGCTGGTACTGACACTAGACCTGCCATAAACTTTCCTCCTTCAGTTACTGCTCAATGGGAAGAGCAG ATTAGACGCCTCTATCTACTATTGACTGTGAAAGAATCTGCTACAGAGGTTCCTATAAATCTTGAAGCACGACGAAGAATTGCATTTTTCACAAATTCATTGTTTATGGATATGCCTCGTGCCCCACGAGTCCGTAAGATGTTATCATTCAG TGTTATGACCCCATACTATAGTGAGGAGACTGTCTATTCTAAAACTGATCTTGAGATGGAAAATGAGGATGGTGTCTCcattatatattatttgcaGAAAATCTATCCAG ATGAATGGAACAACTTCATGGAGCGACTCAATTGTAAAAAAGACAGTGAGATATTGGAAAATGAAGAAAACATATTACACCTTCGTCATTGGGCATCCTTACGAGGACAAACTCTATCAAGAACAG TTAGGGGTATGATGTATTATCGAAGGGCTCTGAAGCTTCAAGCATTTCTTGATATGGCTTCTGAAAGTG AGATACTTGAAGGCTACAAAGCAATCACAGTTCCGTCAGAAGAGGATAAAAGAAGCCAAAGATCCCTATATGCTCAATTAGAGGCCGTGGCTGACATGAAATTCACGTATGTTGCTACTTGCCAAAACTATGGAAATCAGAAACGGAGTGGGGATCGTCGAGCTACCGATATTCTGAATTTGATGGTTAA TAATCCATCTCTTCGAGTGGCATATATTGATGAAGTTGAAGAGAGGGAAGGTGGAAAAGTACAAAAAGTTTACTATTCTGTTTTGGTCAAAGCTGTTGATAATCTTGACCAG gaAATCTATCGAATTAAGCTACCTGGTTCAGCTAAGATTGGAGAAGGGAAGCCTGAAAATCAGAACCATGCTATCATTTTTACGAGAGGTGAAGCACTTCAAGCCATTGACATGAATCAG GACAATTACTTGGAAGAAGCTTTCAAAATGCGGAACCTTTTAGAAGAGTTCAATGAGGACCATGGTGTTCGTCCACCTACAATTTTGGGTGTGCGTGAACATATTTTTACTGGAAG TGTTTCTTCTTTGGCTTGGTTTATGTCAAATCAAGAAACTAGTTTTGTTACTATTGGTCAGAGGGTTCTTGCAAGGCCTCTAAA GGTGAGATTTCACTATGGTCATCCAGACGTTTTTGATCGAATTTTCCATATTACTCGTGGGGGCATGAGCAAAGCTTCTCGAGGCATCAACCTTAGTGAGGATATCTTTGCTG GCTTCAACTCAACATTGAGACGAGGAAATGTAACCCACCATGAGTATATTCAAGTTGGGAAAGGGAGAGATGTTGGTCTTAATCAAATCTCTCTTTTTGAGGCAAAGGTAGCTTGTGGTAATGGAGAGCAAATTCTTAGCAGAGACATCTATCGTTTGGGTCATCGTTTTGACTTTTTCCGCATGTTGTCTTTCTACTTCACAACAGTAGGATTTTACGTCAGTGCAATG ATGATTGTCATTACAGTATATGCTTTCTTATATGGTAGACTTTATCTGTCATTGAGTGGATTGGAGAAGTCCATAATGAAATATGCTAGGGCAAAAGGAGATGATCCTTTAAAGGCCGCTATGGCTTCACAATCAGTTGTTCAGTTAGGTCTTTTAACTGCCTTGCCAATGATCATGGAAATAGGGCTTGAGAGAGGGTTCAGAACTGCAATAGGTGACATGATAATCATGCAACTACAACTAGCATCCGTTTTCTTCACCTTCTCTCTTGGCACAAAGGTGCATTATTATGGGCGCACAGTTCTTCATGGTGGAGCAAAGTATAGAGCTACCGGTCGTGGTTTTGTCGTGCGGCATGAGAAATACGCTGAGAACTATAGGATGTATTCAAGGAGTCACTTTGTCAAAGGACTAGAGCTTATGATATTGCTTATAGTCTACCAGATATATGGATCAGCTTCTCCTGATGCTATCTCTTACATTTTCGTCACAGCCTCAATGTGGTTCCTGGTTGTTTCTTGGTTGTTTGCCCCTTTCCTTTTCAACCCTTCAGGTTTTGAATGGCAAAAGATAGTTGATGATTGGGATGATTGGTCAAAATGGATCAATAGCAGAGGTGGTATTGGTGTGCCTGCAAACAAAAGTTGGGAGTCTTGGTGGGATGAGGAACAAGAACACCTTCAACACACTGGATTCGTTGGACGCTTATGGGAAATCATACTATCTATCCGATTCTTTCTCTATCAGTATGGAATAGTGTATCATCTACATGTGGCTGGAAATAATAAAAGCATCACG GTATATGGCTTATCCTGGCTTGTCATTGTTGCTGTTATGGTTATACTGAAG ATTGTGTCCATGGGTAGAAAGAAATTCAGTGCAGACTTCCAGCTGTTGTTCAGACTTCTGAAGTTGTTCCTGTTTATAGGTTCAGTGGTCGTAGTAGCAATGCTGTTTACGCTTCTCCATCTCACGGTCGGCGACATTTTCTCAAGTATTCTAGCATTCATGCCCACTGGCTGGGCCATTTTGCAA ATAGCACAAGCATGTAGACCTTTTATGAAAGCAATAGGGATGTGGGGATCAGTTAAAGCTCTAGCCAGAGGGTATGAGTACGTGATGGGCGTTGTCATTTTTGCACCCGTGGCCGTGCTCGCTTGGTTCCCGTTTGTGTCGGAATTCCAGACCAGGCTCCTCTTCAACCAAGCATTCAGCAGGGGTCTCCAAATCCAAAGAATTTTGGCTGGTGGGAAGAAGAACAAGTGA
- the LOC103499638 gene encoding uncharacterized protein LOC103499638 translates to MGSIDRKSSIENEPRTLKMNQIQFAREAALYVLNTTTIEEAMKIFTEGLKPVECKAIIDEDKDSIMKNWYHDEEIDELQPFYQLRDIVSAPF, encoded by the exons ATGGGAAGTATTGATAGAAAATCATCCATTGAAAATGAGCCAAGAACTCTCAAAATGAATCAAATCCAATTTGCAAGA gAAGCAGCACTTTATGTGTTAAACACAACAACAATAGAAGAAGCAATGAAGATTTTCACAGAG GGATTAAAACCAGTGGAATGTAAAGCAATTATTGATGAAGATAAAGATTCAATAATGAAAAATTGGTACCATGATGAAGAAATTGATGAGTTACAACCTTTTTATCAACTTAGAGATATTGTCTCTGCccctttttag